The following are encoded together in the Parabacteroides chongii genome:
- a CDS encoding SusC/RagA family TonB-linked outer membrane protein yields the protein MDNQRIVVFVTFKKTIKIMKLTVLMLAICLSQVVAATYAQTAKLNVSAKNETLENVLKQIEKQSEFLFFYNLEEINKNEKISITKKDANIQDILDTIADKTGLRYTIKDRHIVLTNEKSLPITASTLQTRKVTGTVSDAFGPITGANIIEKGTTNGTTTDMDGNYSIEVSDGATLQVSFIGYIQQEIVVKGKNVINVLLKEDTQALEEVVVVGYGVQKKRDLTGAISSVSMDDTPINTYSTVSHALAGKASGLQVTQNSAQVGGGSTFRIRGAASTGAGNDPLIIIDGFPVSSGSSLGSGTRYDAGSTDNVLASLNPNDIESIEILKDASSTAIYGSRAGHGVIIVTTKRGKAQKAQVRYSGNVSIQNMKNGYKSLSGAEYMQQYNRYTYEDYLKSNGLDVYKGYVSVADGHIAPEYVPTYSEADIANAGNTDWFDAVTRTGMMHSHNVSVNGGTESTQYMASLSYMNQAGIVKNNDLERFTGKINLDQQISKYVKAGISLNINRNTLDNVPLGKGEFENAGILSAAAMFNPNLPIYDEEGNYSVNPYFTQTPNPVSLLEITDKSVKDRLLASGYVQVEPIKGLLLRANVGIDRQYEKRKVYLPKTTMYGLQANGQANINQSDRNDYLMDLTATYSKDFGNHSLTALLGYSYQQFNYESVSAGNQDFLIDSFLYNNLGAGNYAKPSVGSSAEKSALGSYFGRINYSYLGRYLLTATLRADGASNFDPDHRWGYFPSVSAGWRFSDEAFMQSMNTVLSNGKLRVSYGQTGNSNVGNRTMDLFYTGFNNVFGNASYTGVYASQLGNPLLTWETTKEFNVGLDLGFFDNRLSTTVEYFNRTISDLLVKEKSLPSYNEVTTIASNIGETKSQGFEFTLNSVNISTRDWSWATDVTLSFYRDRWKERDPNWKPAAYESVNDWIRPIFAYESNGLLQPGEKAPAHQAALLPGQVKLIDRNNDGILNDEDKILLGSEDPALIFGFNNTLRYKNFDFNIYFYGEANRIKGASYYDSWATMGYGLTQGRNASKGYMDTWTHDNQRAIYPNIFNVGDNGTGDYFYKKISYIRCRNITLGYTIPVSKNILNSIRVYADVNNPFVITNWNGLDPETEGNQYSYPNVTSFSFGVDVTF from the coding sequence ATGGATAATCAACGTATAGTTGTTTTTGTAACCTTCAAAAAGACTATAAAAATCATGAAATTAACCGTGTTAATGCTAGCCATTTGCTTGTCGCAGGTGGTAGCCGCAACTTATGCACAGACTGCGAAACTGAATGTTTCTGCAAAGAATGAAACATTGGAAAATGTGTTGAAACAAATAGAAAAACAGTCTGAATTTCTGTTTTTCTATAATCTGGAAGAGATTAACAAAAATGAAAAAATCTCTATTACGAAAAAGGATGCCAATATCCAGGATATACTGGACACTATCGCAGATAAGACCGGTTTGAGATACACTATTAAAGACCGTCACATTGTCCTGACTAACGAAAAGTCATTGCCTATCACTGCTTCAACACTGCAGACTAGGAAGGTGACCGGTACAGTCAGCGATGCCTTCGGTCCAATCACCGGAGCCAATATCATCGAAAAAGGGACAACCAATGGTACAACAACCGACATGGATGGTAATTACTCCATCGAAGTGTCGGACGGCGCTACGTTACAGGTGTCTTTTATAGGGTATATTCAGCAGGAGATTGTTGTTAAAGGCAAAAATGTGATTAATGTTTTGCTGAAGGAAGATACACAGGCACTGGAGGAAGTAGTTGTTGTAGGGTATGGTGTGCAGAAAAAGAGAGATTTGACAGGAGCTATTTCTTCTGTTAGTATGGATGACACTCCGATTAATACTTATTCGACAGTTAGTCATGCTCTAGCAGGTAAAGCCTCAGGACTGCAAGTAACTCAAAATAGTGCGCAAGTTGGTGGTGGTTCAACGTTTCGTATTCGTGGAGCCGCGTCAACAGGAGCAGGTAATGACCCACTGATTATTATTGATGGTTTTCCTGTCTCATCAGGAAGTTCTTTGGGATCTGGAACTCGTTATGACGCAGGCTCTACAGATAATGTATTGGCTTCATTGAATCCTAATGATATAGAATCTATAGAGATATTAAAAGATGCAAGTTCAACAGCTATCTATGGTTCTCGCGCTGGTCATGGAGTCATTATTGTAACAACTAAACGTGGTAAGGCTCAAAAGGCTCAGGTCAGATATTCAGGTAATGTTTCTATTCAAAATATGAAAAATGGATATAAATCATTGAGTGGAGCTGAATATATGCAACAATATAACCGTTACACTTATGAGGATTATTTAAAATCGAATGGGCTAGATGTTTATAAGGGCTATGTATCTGTAGCAGATGGTCATATAGCTCCGGAGTATGTTCCTACTTATAGCGAAGCTGATATTGCAAATGCTGGAAATACAGATTGGTTTGATGCTGTGACTCGTACTGGAATGATGCATTCTCATAATGTATCTGTAAACGGAGGTACTGAAAGTACACAATATATGGCATCATTAAGTTATATGAATCAAGCTGGTATAGTAAAAAATAATGATTTGGAACGTTTCACTGGTAAAATCAACCTGGATCAACAGATTTCAAAATATGTAAAGGCTGGAATCTCTTTGAATATCAATCGTAATACACTAGATAATGTACCCTTGGGAAAAGGAGAGTTTGAAAATGCAGGTATTCTGTCTGCTGCTGCAATGTTTAATCCTAATTTACCAATTTATGATGAAGAAGGAAATTATTCAGTGAATCCTTATTTTACACAAACTCCAAATCCAGTCTCGTTGTTAGAGATTACAGATAAAAGTGTTAAAGATCGTCTCTTAGCATCTGGATATGTACAGGTTGAACCAATAAAAGGATTATTGTTGCGGGCCAATGTGGGTATAGACCGTCAGTATGAAAAAAGAAAAGTTTATTTGCCTAAAACAACCATGTATGGTCTACAAGCCAATGGACAGGCAAATATTAATCAATCCGATCGTAATGATTATTTGATGGATTTAACTGCTACTTACTCCAAAGATTTTGGTAACCATAGTTTGACGGCTTTACTGGGATATTCTTATCAACAGTTTAATTATGAATCTGTTTCTGCCGGAAATCAGGATTTTCTGATTGATTCGTTTTTGTATAATAATTTGGGAGCCGGTAATTATGCCAAGCCTTCTGTTGGTTCAAGTGCTGAAAAATCTGCTTTAGGTTCTTATTTCGGACGTATCAATTATTCTTATTTGGGACGATATTTGCTAACTGCAACATTACGTGCAGATGGTGCTTCTAACTTCGATCCGGATCATCGTTGGGGTTATTTCCCCTCTGTTTCTGCAGGATGGCGTTTTAGCGATGAGGCATTTATGCAAAGCATGAATACTGTTTTGTCGAATGGTAAACTGAGAGTTAGTTATGGCCAGACAGGTAATTCAAATGTGGGAAACCGCACGATGGACTTGTTTTATACTGGTTTTAATAATGTATTTGGCAATGCATCCTATACCGGAGTTTATGCATCCCAGTTAGGTAATCCGTTACTGACTTGGGAAACAACAAAAGAATTTAACGTTGGTTTGGATTTAGGCTTCTTCGATAATCGTTTATCAACTACCGTTGAATATTTTAATAGAACAATTTCAGACTTATTGGTAAAAGAGAAATCGTTGCCATCTTATAATGAAGTCACAACGATTGCCTCTAATATTGGTGAAACAAAAAGTCAAGGTTTTGAATTTACTTTAAATTCTGTGAATATTTCAACACGTGATTGGAGTTGGGCAACAGATGTAACTTTATCTTTTTATCGCGATCGTTGGAAAGAACGTGATCCAAATTGGAAACCTGCCGCTTATGAAAGTGTAAACGATTGGATTCGTCCAATATTTGCGTATGAATCAAATGGATTATTGCAACCGGGGGAAAAGGCTCCAGCTCATCAGGCAGCATTGCTACCTGGACAGGTTAAATTAATTGACCGAAATAATGATGGTATCCTGAATGATGAGGACAAAATTTTATTAGGTTCTGAAGATCCTGCGCTTATTTTTGGTTTCAATAATACATTGCGTTATAAAAACTTTGATTTTAATATTTATTTCTATGGTGAAGCTAACAGAATAAAAGGAGCCAGTTATTATGATTCATGGGCAACTATGGGATATGGTTTGACACAGGGGCGTAACGCTTCTAAAGGATATATGGATACATGGACACATGATAATCAAAGAGCTATCTATCCTAAT
- a CDS encoding FecR family protein has protein sequence MENEHTELIIGYLQNNLTQEETDCFYNWVNESASNKELFFEIKAMYDAGLPLSTPLETSESWGRLLNKKKNSQSRRFNLWYQISTYAAVALLAVAISSMYFLFFHEEDNSLYSKYIGGDGLEADVVELPDGTHISLGSKTTFHYDKDYGKDKRIVYLEGEAYFDVAKQKDKPFIVKTKEQDIEALGTKFNVMAYPLDSLVITTLLEGSVQLKTMNFPERTIMRPNQQLIYNRNTKQASLFHVDARQFTSWTTGYYYFHEQSLKAILDRLSHVYGMQFTVNSEILNQRTFTGTFYRGQSIKDIMEIVNLSIPIKYKIDDRHVTISEK, from the coding sequence ATGGAAAACGAACATACAGAGTTAATTATAGGTTATTTGCAGAATAATCTTACCCAGGAAGAAACAGACTGTTTTTACAATTGGGTGAACGAGAGTGCTTCTAATAAGGAGTTATTTTTCGAAATTAAGGCAATGTATGATGCAGGTCTGCCTTTAAGTACCCCTTTGGAAACAAGCGAAAGCTGGGGGCGTTTACTAAATAAAAAGAAAAATTCACAATCCCGCCGCTTCAATCTTTGGTATCAAATCAGTACTTATGCTGCCGTAGCCCTTCTGGCTGTGGCGATCAGTTCTATGTATTTCTTGTTCTTTCATGAAGAAGATAATAGCTTATATTCCAAATATATCGGAGGAGACGGACTGGAAGCCGATGTTGTTGAACTGCCGGACGGAACACATATCAGTTTGGGCTCTAAAACAACTTTCCATTATGACAAAGATTATGGCAAAGACAAACGTATCGTATATCTGGAAGGAGAGGCCTATTTTGATGTTGCCAAACAAAAAGACAAGCCTTTCATCGTAAAGACCAAAGAACAAGATATAGAAGCATTGGGAACAAAATTCAATGTGATGGCTTACCCGTTGGATTCATTGGTGATAACCACATTGTTGGAAGGTTCAGTACAGTTGAAAACAATGAATTTTCCGGAACGGACAATTATGCGTCCTAACCAGCAGCTCATATATAATCGAAATACGAAACAAGCTTCACTTTTTCATGTAGATGCCAGACAATTTACCTCTTGGACCACAGGGTATTATTATTTTCATGAACAAAGCCTGAAGGCAATTCTTGATCGGTTAAGTCACGTTTATGGCATGCAATTTACCGTAAACTCCGAGATTTTAAATCAACGTACATTTACAGGTACTTTTTATCGGGGACAAAGTATAAAAGATATTATGGAAATTGTAAACCTGTCTATTCCGATTAAATACAAGATAGATGATCGGCATGTAACAATTTCTGAGAAGTAA
- a CDS encoding GNAT family N-acetyltransferase — MEKTKIFEVKEFDPAYVGIINELLSQLISSPVPFTDTDLQTMIVSGSSHLFLISYEDEIAGMLTVGSYKTPTGQKHWIEDVVVDQRFRGKALGYKLVEHAIRYVESLGNSILMLTSSPARVAANQLYRSVGFEPKETNVYKMTFKK, encoded by the coding sequence ATGGAAAAAACGAAGATATTCGAAGTGAAAGAATTCGATCCGGCATATGTCGGTATCATTAATGAGCTTCTTTCTCAGCTGATTTCCTCCCCGGTCCCGTTTACCGATACCGACTTGCAAACGATGATCGTCTCCGGTAGCAGCCACCTTTTCTTGATCTCCTATGAAGATGAAATAGCTGGTATGCTGACGGTCGGTTCCTATAAAACTCCTACCGGGCAGAAGCACTGGATAGAAGATGTGGTTGTCGACCAGCGTTTTCGTGGCAAGGCGTTAGGTTATAAGTTGGTAGAACATGCCATCCGTTATGTGGAGTCGCTCGGTAATTCCATCCTGATGCTGACCTCTAGTCCCGCACGCGTTGCGGCAAACCAACTGTACCGATCCGTCGGCTTTGAACCTAAAGAGACCAACGTTTATAAAATGACGTTTAAAAAATAG
- a CDS encoding RNA polymerase sigma-70 factor, producing the protein MEVKDQTTNCYQRIYLEYAPMLLRFAGKFVSGFFAEDIVHDVFLKLWDKQVFLLPDADLKRILYVAVRNACIDHLRRSNMEQEILDHRAVQLKLEELDYFESSDELFMRKDLLDLLMKKVAELPERNQEIFRLSYLKGMKAAEIADQLGLSVRTVENQLYRSLLYLRKHCSHLFFYLFTLI; encoded by the coding sequence ATGGAAGTGAAAGATCAGACGACAAACTGCTATCAGCGCATATATCTTGAATATGCTCCGATGTTGCTTCGCTTTGCGGGGAAGTTCGTCTCGGGTTTCTTTGCGGAAGATATTGTGCACGACGTTTTTCTCAAGCTTTGGGACAAACAAGTCTTTCTCCTTCCGGATGCCGATCTGAAACGTATTCTTTACGTTGCTGTCCGCAACGCCTGTATCGATCACCTGCGCCGTTCGAATATGGAGCAGGAAATTCTGGATCACCGGGCCGTCCAGCTCAAACTGGAGGAGCTGGACTATTTTGAGTCGTCCGACGAACTGTTCATGCGGAAAGACCTATTGGATCTTTTGATGAAGAAAGTGGCGGAGCTACCCGAAAGGAACCAGGAGATTTTCCGTCTTTCCTATCTGAAAGGGATGAAAGCGGCCGAGATTGCGGATCAGTTGGGTCTCTCTGTCCGCACAGTCGAAAACCAGTTGTACAGGTCTTTGCTTTATCTCCGTAAGCATTGTTCGCATCTTTTCTTTTATCTTTTTACCTTGATTTGA
- the ribF gene encoding riboflavin biosynthesis protein RibF, with amino-acid sequence MIVIRDTDLLKGKRLVATIGFFDGVHLGHRFLIDELKGIARAKNQPSAVITFPEHPRAVLHSDYQPKLLNSFEEKLEQLATTGVDYCIVLDFTIELSRLTAQEFITSILAEKLHTDALLIGYDHRFGHDRKDGFEQYVVYGAACGMEVLKASPYDEGRTAVSSSEIRKLLTDCHVEEAARLLTYPYRLQGTIVNGYKVGRKLGFPTANIQVDEPFKIVPGIGVYAVWVYLKGKRYKGMLYIGNRPTLDNGDNITLEVNILDFSGDIYNNDITVAFIYYVRGDVKFNSLEELIEQLGRDRETVDKILIS; translated from the coding sequence ATGATCGTTATCAGAGATACGGATTTATTAAAAGGGAAAAGACTGGTCGCCACCATCGGGTTCTTCGATGGAGTCCATTTGGGCCACCGGTTCCTGATCGATGAACTGAAAGGTATTGCCAGGGCTAAAAATCAACCCTCGGCAGTTATCACCTTCCCGGAACACCCACGCGCCGTATTACATTCGGATTATCAACCGAAATTACTAAATTCATTCGAGGAAAAACTAGAGCAACTGGCAACTACAGGAGTCGATTATTGCATCGTCCTCGATTTCACGATAGAGCTGTCGCGACTGACGGCGCAAGAGTTTATCACTTCCATATTGGCAGAGAAACTCCACACAGATGCGTTACTGATCGGTTACGACCATCGGTTCGGACACGACCGCAAAGACGGTTTCGAGCAATACGTTGTTTATGGTGCCGCCTGCGGAATGGAAGTGCTGAAAGCCTCTCCCTATGACGAAGGGCGTACAGCAGTCAGTTCTTCGGAGATCCGGAAATTATTGACCGACTGCCATGTGGAAGAAGCCGCCCGGTTGCTGACTTATCCCTACAGGCTGCAGGGAACGATCGTAAACGGATATAAAGTCGGGCGCAAACTGGGATTTCCGACCGCCAACATACAGGTGGACGAACCTTTTAAAATTGTTCCGGGAATCGGAGTATATGCCGTCTGGGTGTATCTGAAAGGGAAAAGATATAAAGGAATGTTGTATATCGGCAACCGCCCCACGCTCGATAACGGCGATAATATCACATTGGAAGTGAATATACTGGACTTCTCAGGAGACATCTATAATAATGATATAACCGTTGCGTTTATATATTATGTACGAGGCGATGTCAAGTTTAACTCGCTGGAAGAACTGATTGAGCAGCTCGGCCGTGATCGGGAGACAGTGGACAAGATATTAATTAGTTGA
- a CDS encoding M20 family metallo-hydrolase, translating to MYYEAIDTLKGMISRPSFSRDEAAVADFLQQSWQAAGHTVHRKGNNLWIVSPGFDLNKPTLLLNSHIDTVKPASGWTKDPFHPEESEDEKLYGLGSNDAGASVVSLYAAFSLLTGKEQAYNLIFLASCEEEVSGKNGLESVLPDLPPIAFAIVGEPTGMQPAVAEKGLMVLDCVSIGKAGHAARNEGINAITLAIKDIEWFNNHQFPEKSDFLGPVKMSVTIIHAGTQHNVVPDRCEFTVDIRTNEFYPNEKLFELIKEQVGCEVKARSFRLNSTRTDLSHPFVQRAILMGKEPFGSPTLSDQALMPFPSVKIGPGNSARSHAADEYIGLLEIREAIDTYVRLLDGLKL from the coding sequence ATGTACTACGAAGCAATAGATACTTTAAAAGGGATGATCAGTCGTCCTTCTTTCAGCCGGGATGAAGCAGCTGTAGCCGATTTCCTGCAACAGAGCTGGCAGGCAGCCGGACACACAGTACACCGTAAAGGAAATAACCTGTGGATTGTTTCCCCCGGTTTCGATCTGAATAAGCCGACCCTGTTGCTGAACTCACATATCGATACCGTCAAACCGGCCTCCGGCTGGACAAAAGATCCTTTCCACCCGGAAGAAAGCGAAGACGAAAAGCTATATGGCCTGGGAAGTAATGATGCCGGAGCAAGCGTTGTCTCATTATATGCAGCTTTCTCCCTGCTGACCGGCAAGGAACAGGCATACAATCTGATATTCCTGGCTTCCTGCGAAGAAGAAGTATCCGGCAAAAACGGTCTGGAGAGCGTTCTTCCCGACTTGCCTCCGATTGCCTTTGCTATTGTCGGCGAACCTACCGGAATGCAACCGGCTGTAGCCGAAAAAGGGCTGATGGTCCTCGACTGTGTTTCCATCGGGAAAGCTGGACATGCCGCCCGGAATGAAGGGATCAACGCGATCACGCTGGCGATAAAAGACATTGAATGGTTTAACAACCATCAGTTTCCGGAAAAAAGCGATTTCCTCGGACCGGTAAAGATGAGCGTCACGATCATTCATGCCGGAACGCAGCATAATGTCGTTCCCGACCGCTGTGAATTTACGGTCGATATCCGTACCAACGAGTTCTATCCCAACGAGAAACTGTTTGAACTGATAAAAGAGCAGGTCGGCTGTGAAGTAAAAGCGCGTAGTTTCCGCCTGAACTCGACGCGAACCGACCTCAGCCACCCGTTCGTACAGCGGGCGATCCTGATGGGAAAAGAACCGTTCGGCTCGCCTACGCTCAGCGACCAGGCACTTATGCCGTTTCCGTCCGTCAAGATCGGTCCGGGCAACTCTGCCCGCTCACATGCGGCAGACGAGTACATCGGGCTGTTGGAAATAAGAGAAGCGATCGACACCTATGTACGGTTACTGGACGGACTGAAACTCTAA
- a CDS encoding lipopolysaccharide biosynthesis protein, protein MLKKILGTIGTRYLIAFLNLMLIFMNAKALGVEGVGLVGILLASINIAVVFNGVLSGNTIVYFMNRYSLHTILFPAYVWPFIGSALACTFMLLFGLFPPAYLTDIYILSLISSFITTNARFLLGKDKITGFNITYMLQSGLLFFILLYFYYITGKQEVSSYIYGLYITYGIAFAGSLLLLFPHLIRKENKPTNKPFLSILKEMFSYGLWGSADNIAEVLTTRLNYFLIQRFAGLGSVGLLDAGTKISESVWHISRSVSFIEYSSVAQTTDPEIQKRTTLKLFKLTFSAIASATICILFIPEWIYTDYLFSPEFTGMRKVIFGLSVGIVALGCNSILSHYFIGSGKIRYSAVSSCIGLLTLSIAGYILIPLHGVVGAAISSSIAFCAMLAFSMTVFCRQNQTRISEFIPDKEDVDELARRIRQKLSR, encoded by the coding sequence ATGCTGAAAAAGATACTGGGAACAATCGGAACACGCTATCTGATTGCCTTTCTGAACCTGATGCTTATTTTCATGAATGCCAAGGCATTGGGTGTGGAAGGGGTCGGACTGGTGGGTATTCTCCTGGCATCTATCAATATAGCCGTCGTGTTCAACGGAGTGCTTTCCGGCAACACGATTGTCTATTTCATGAACCGGTATTCCCTGCACACCATTTTATTCCCGGCTTATGTATGGCCCTTTATCGGATCAGCGCTGGCGTGTACGTTCATGCTACTTTTCGGACTGTTTCCTCCAGCATATCTGACGGATATCTATATACTGTCACTGATCTCTTCTTTCATTACGACCAACGCCCGTTTCCTGCTGGGCAAGGATAAAATTACCGGATTCAATATCACTTATATGCTGCAAAGCGGACTGTTGTTCTTCATCCTTCTATATTTTTATTATATAACAGGGAAACAGGAAGTTTCATCTTATATTTACGGATTGTACATCACGTACGGGATTGCCTTTGCCGGCAGTCTGCTTCTCCTTTTCCCCCATCTGATCCGGAAAGAGAATAAACCGACAAACAAGCCATTCCTTTCCATCTTGAAAGAGATGTTTTCCTATGGTCTTTGGGGAAGTGCCGACAATATAGCCGAAGTGTTGACCACCCGCCTGAACTATTTCCTTATCCAACGCTTTGCCGGTCTGGGCAGTGTCGGTCTCCTGGATGCAGGGACAAAAATATCGGAAAGCGTCTGGCATATCAGCCGAAGTGTCAGTTTTATCGAATACAGCAGTGTGGCGCAAACGACGGATCCCGAAATACAAAAGAGAACGACCCTGAAGCTGTTCAAACTCACTTTCAGCGCAATCGCATCAGCCACCATCTGCATCCTGTTCATTCCGGAATGGATTTATACGGATTATCTGTTCAGTCCCGAATTTACAGGCATGCGAAAAGTCATATTCGGCTTATCCGTTGGGATTGTAGCTTTAGGATGCAACAGCATACTCAGCCATTATTTTATCGGAAGCGGAAAAATACGTTACAGCGCGGTCAGTTCCTGCATCGGACTTCTCACCCTGTCGATAGCGGGCTATATACTGATACCTTTGCACGGAGTTGTCGGGGCAGCCATCAGCTCCAGCATAGCATTCTGCGCCATGCTGGCATTTTCGATGACAGTATTCTGCCGGCAGAACCAAACACGAATAAGCGAGTTCATTCCCGACAAGGAAGATGTCGATGAACTCGCCAGGCGGATACGCCAAAAGCTCTCCCGTTAA
- a CDS encoding nucleoside kinase, with protein sequence MSETITIYCKNNNTYKEVPIGSSLLDIYTMIGAPLRYRPMNAKVNNKVESLNYRCWHPKDIEFVDYTQLSGLRTYVRSLCHIFSKAVNDVLPSATLNLEHPISKGYYCVIHNGKKIDGETIDKIKKRMREIIDADLPFLHKTVRTVDATVLFRERGMNDKARLIETAGMPYTSYYELDGYVNFFYGCLTPSTGYIQLFDIVPYFDGVLLQIPKRRNPLELEPAIKQDKMFEAYKQHLTLQRTLDLNNVGDLNRAIENGHTSELIMVSEAMQEKQVAKIAEEIAGRYQDGVRIVLISGPSSSGKTTFCKRLEVQLITNLIHPVSISLDDYFLNREDTPKDESGDYDFESLYALDLPYFNSEMKKLLSGEEIEVPSFNFETGLRVYKGKKLKMRENSVLVIEGIHALNPELTSMIDDKYKYRVYVSVLTSISLDNHNWIPTTDNRLLRRIIRDYRFRGYSAKDTIARWPSVRRGEDKWIFPYQENADAMFNSAMLYELAALRKFAEPILAEVREDEEENAEAYRLLRFLRYFNYIPDVGLPGTSLLREFLGGGSFRY encoded by the coding sequence ATGTCTGAAACAATCACAATTTATTGCAAAAATAACAATACCTATAAAGAGGTTCCCATCGGTTCTTCTTTATTGGATATTTATACGATGATCGGTGCGCCTCTGCGTTACCGTCCGATGAATGCAAAAGTGAACAATAAGGTCGAGAGCTTGAATTATCGTTGCTGGCATCCGAAAGATATTGAGTTCGTGGATTATACGCAGCTTTCCGGACTTCGTACGTATGTCCGTTCGCTGTGCCATATTTTCTCGAAAGCGGTTAACGATGTGTTGCCCTCCGCTACATTAAATTTAGAACATCCGATCTCAAAAGGTTACTACTGTGTGATCCATAACGGAAAGAAGATAGACGGGGAGACGATCGACAAGATAAAGAAGCGAATGCGTGAAATTATCGATGCCGACCTGCCTTTTCTGCATAAAACGGTCCGGACTGTGGATGCAACCGTTCTTTTCCGTGAACGGGGCATGAACGATAAGGCACGTCTGATCGAAACGGCGGGTATGCCGTATACTTCTTATTACGAATTGGATGGTTATGTGAATTTCTTTTACGGCTGTCTGACGCCTTCCACCGGTTATATCCAATTGTTCGATATCGTTCCTTATTTTGACGGTGTGCTGCTCCAGATTCCGAAAAGAAGGAATCCGCTGGAGTTGGAACCGGCCATTAAACAGGACAAGATGTTTGAAGCTTATAAACAACATCTGACTTTGCAGCGGACACTGGACCTGAATAATGTGGGCGATCTGAACCGTGCCATCGAAAACGGTCATACATCGGAACTGATCATGGTATCCGAGGCGATGCAGGAAAAGCAGGTGGCAAAAATTGCGGAAGAGATAGCGGGGCGTTACCAGGACGGGGTTCGTATTGTGCTGATCTCCGGTCCGTCTTCTTCCGGGAAAACGACTTTCTGTAAACGTCTGGAAGTACAGTTGATAACGAATCTGATTCATCCTGTCAGTATCTCGCTCGACGATTATTTCCTGAATAGGGAAGATACGCCGAAAGATGAATCCGGCGATTATGACTTTGAGTCGCTTTATGCGCTCGATCTGCCTTATTTTAACAGCGAGATGAAGAAGCTGCTGTCGGGCGAGGAGATCGAAGTGCCTAGTTTCAATTTCGAAACGGGCCTGCGGGTTTATAAAGGTAAGAAGCTGAAGATGCGTGAAAATTCGGTGTTGGTGATAGAAGGTATTCATGCACTGAATCCGGAGCTGACCTCCATGATAGATGATAAGTATAAGTACCGGGTGTATGTCTCCGTACTTACTTCCATATCATTGGATAATCACAACTGGATACCGACTACGGATAACCGTTTGCTGCGCCGTATCATCCGCGACTACCGTTTCCGGGGGTATTCTGCCAAAGATACGATTGCCCGCTGGCCGAGCGTGCGAAGGGGAGAAGATAAATGGATTTTCCCTTACCAGGAAAATGCGGATGCGATGTTTAACAGTGCCATGCTCTATGAACTGGCGGCTTTGCGTAAGTTTGCCGAGCCGATCCTGGCAGAGGTGCGTGAAGACGAGGAAGAGAATGCGGAGGCTTATCGCCTGTTGCGCTTCCTGCGTTACTTTAATTATATTCCGGATGTCGGTCTGCCCGGTACTTCACTACTGCGTGAGTTCCTGGGAGGCGGAAGTTTCCGTTATTGA